Proteins co-encoded in one Sulfuricaulis limicola genomic window:
- the rplK gene encoding 50S ribosomal protein L11 — protein MAKKVSAYIKLQVPAGSANPSPPVGPALGQHGLNIMEFCKQFNAATQKMEKGMPIPVIITAFSDKSFTFITKTPPASVLIKKALGLESGSGNALKEKVGKLSRKQIEEIAKIKMPDLNCYDLNTAVKIIAGSARQMGVECEGV, from the coding sequence GTGGCAAAGAAAGTTTCGGCGTACATCAAGTTGCAGGTACCGGCCGGGTCGGCCAATCCGTCCCCGCCGGTGGGACCGGCGCTCGGTCAGCATGGCCTGAACATCATGGAGTTCTGCAAGCAGTTCAATGCAGCGACCCAGAAGATGGAAAAGGGCATGCCTATTCCGGTCATCATCACGGCCTTCAGCGACAAGAGCTTCACCTTCATCACCAAGACGCCGCCGGCGTCGGTGCTGATCAAGAAGGCGCTCGGGCTCGAGTCCGGCAGCGGCAACGCGCTCAAGGAGAAGGTCGGCAAGCTGTCGCGCAAGCAGATCGAGGAAATCGCCAAGATCAAGATGCCCGATCTCAATTGTTACGATCTCAATACCGCGGTGAAAATCATCGCGGGCAGCGCACGCCAGATGGGCGTGGAATGCGAGGGGGTGTGA
- the rplL gene encoding 50S ribosomal protein L7/L12 translates to MAVSKEEILNTISSMSVLELSELIKEMETKFGVSAAAVAVAAPAAAAAAAPAEAKDAFDVILTASGDNKVAVIKAVRAVTTLGLKEAKDLVEGAPQTVKEAVPKADAEKMKKELEAAGAKVELK, encoded by the coding sequence ATGGCCGTTTCGAAAGAAGAGATTCTTAATACCATTTCCAGCATGTCAGTGCTGGAGCTGTCCGAGTTGATCAAGGAAATGGAAACCAAGTTCGGCGTTTCCGCCGCCGCCGTTGCCGTGGCCGCCCCGGCCGCCGCCGCTGCCGCGGCCCCGGCCGAAGCCAAGGACGCATTCGACGTGATCCTGACCGCTTCGGGCGACAACAAGGTTGCTGTCATCAAGGCCGTCCGTGCCGTGACCACCCTGGGTCTGAAGGAAGCCAAGGACCTGGTGGAAGGCGCACCGCAGACCGTGAAGGAAGCCGTGCCCAAGGCCGACGCCGAGAAGATGAAGAAGGAACTCGAGGCCGCCGGCGCCAAGGTTGAGCTCAAGTAA
- the rpoB gene encoding DNA-directed RNA polymerase subunit beta, with translation MTYSFTEKKLIRKNFGKRPGVLKVPYLLEIQKESYRQYLQAETPPEQRIDQGLQAAFKTVFPIESYNGNAALEFVSYRLGIPAFDVKECQQRGLIYAAPLRALLRLVVFEKDEATGTKTVRDIKEQEVYMGEIPLMTDNGTFVINGTERVIVSQLHRSPGVFFEHDYGKTHSSGKLLFSARVIPYRGSWLDFEFDPKDYLYVRIDRRRKLAATILLRAIGMSTQEILATFFETDSFHLVKNEIRLDLIPNRLRGMQFEFDVKTPKGEVIIEANRRISGRHVRELEKSKLKQLTIEPSFLIGRSLAEDVIHPQTGELLAQANDLVSKDLIDKLFEAGIGEVKTIYTNDLDQGSFISDTLRLDPTRDALEAQIEIYRMMRPGEPPTRDAAQTLFNNLFFSPDRYDLSAVGRMKFNRRVGRGSDEGPGILTKEDIVDAMKILIELKNGKGEIDDIDHLGNRRVRSVGELAENQFRVGLVRVERAVKERLSLAESEGLMPQELINAKPVSAVIKEFFGSSQLSQFMDQTNPLSEITHKRRVSALGPGGLTRERAGFEVRDVHPTHYGRVCPIETPEGPNIGLINSLAVYARTNEYGFLETPYRKVNNGKVADEVNYLSAIEESKFMIAQANATLDSRGHLIDELVSCRFKNEFMLSTPDKVEYIDVAPSQIVSVAASLIPFLEHDDANRALMGSNMQRQAVPCLQTEKPLVGTGIERIVAIDSGATVVAKRGGLVDSVDASRIVVRVNDDETKPGEVGVDIYNLTKYTRSNQNTNINQKPLVRVGDIIASGDVLADGQSTDMGELALGRNILVAFMPWNGYNFEDSILISERVVENDYFTTIHIEELQTVARDTKLGPEEITRDIPNVGETALAKLDESGIVYIGAEVDAGDILVGKVTPKGETQLTPEEKLLRAIFGEKASDVKDTSLRVPSGISGTVIDVQVFTREGVEKDARAKSIEESELASIRKDLDDQYRILENDAFARLERQLIGKVADGGPAGLKNGDKITKTYLDELSRNKWFDIRLKNEEASQALEQIRGYLAKQKDLFDQKFTEKKVKLTSGDDLAPGVLKMVKVYVAVKRRLQPGDKMAGRHGNKGVISRIVAVEDMPYTADGTPADIVLNPLGVPSRMNVGQVLETHLGWAAHELGAQIGKMLEEQRKAEEIRRFIDRIYNHIGKSGRKEDIKSLTDDEILELARNLRKGVPVATPVFDGAAEEEIKEMLVMAGLPPSGQTTLWDGRTGEAFDRPVTVGYMYMLKLNHLVDDKMHARSTGPYSLVTQQPLGGKAQFGGQRFGEMEVWALEAYGASYTLQEMLTVKSDDVMGRTKMFENIVKGDHRMEPGMPESFNVLVKEIRALGIDMELELDKE, from the coding sequence ATGACCTACTCATTCACCGAGAAGAAACTCATCCGCAAGAACTTTGGCAAACGCCCCGGCGTTCTGAAGGTTCCCTATCTGCTCGAAATCCAGAAGGAATCCTATCGCCAGTACCTGCAGGCGGAAACGCCGCCGGAGCAGCGGATCGACCAGGGTCTGCAGGCCGCCTTCAAGACGGTGTTTCCGATCGAGAGTTACAACGGCAACGCGGCGCTGGAATTCGTCAGCTATCGTCTCGGCATACCGGCGTTCGACGTCAAGGAATGCCAGCAACGCGGCCTGATCTACGCGGCGCCGCTGCGCGCGCTGCTGCGCCTGGTGGTGTTCGAGAAGGACGAGGCCACCGGCACCAAGACCGTGCGCGACATCAAGGAGCAGGAAGTGTACATGGGTGAAATCCCGCTCATGACCGACAACGGCACGTTCGTGATCAACGGCACCGAGCGCGTCATCGTCTCGCAGCTGCACCGTTCGCCGGGCGTGTTCTTCGAGCACGATTACGGCAAGACGCATTCGTCCGGCAAGCTGCTGTTCTCGGCACGCGTGATTCCCTACCGCGGCTCGTGGCTCGATTTCGAGTTCGACCCCAAGGATTACCTGTACGTGCGCATCGACCGCCGCCGCAAGCTGGCGGCCACGATCCTGCTGCGCGCCATCGGCATGTCGACCCAGGAAATCCTGGCGACCTTTTTCGAGACCGACAGCTTCCATCTGGTGAAGAACGAAATCCGGCTCGACCTGATCCCCAACCGGCTGCGCGGCATGCAGTTCGAGTTCGACGTGAAGACTCCGAAGGGCGAGGTCATCATCGAGGCCAACCGGCGCATTTCCGGACGTCATGTGCGCGAGCTGGAGAAGTCCAAGCTCAAGCAACTGACCATTGAACCGAGCTTCCTCATCGGCCGCTCGCTGGCCGAGGACGTGATTCACCCGCAGACCGGCGAACTGCTGGCGCAGGCCAACGACCTGGTTTCCAAGGACCTGATCGACAAGCTGTTCGAGGCCGGCATCGGCGAGGTCAAGACGATCTACACCAACGACCTCGACCAGGGTTCGTTCATCTCCGACACCCTGCGCCTGGACCCGACGCGCGACGCGCTCGAGGCCCAGATCGAAATCTATCGCATGATGCGCCCCGGCGAGCCGCCGACGCGCGACGCCGCCCAGACGCTGTTCAACAACCTGTTCTTCAGCCCCGACCGCTACGACCTGTCCGCGGTCGGCCGCATGAAATTCAACCGCCGCGTCGGTCGCGGCTCCGACGAAGGCCCGGGCATTCTGACCAAGGAAGACATCGTCGACGCGATGAAAATCCTGATCGAGCTCAAGAACGGCAAGGGCGAGATCGACGACATCGACCATCTCGGCAACCGCCGCGTGCGTTCCGTGGGCGAGCTGGCGGAAAACCAGTTCCGCGTCGGCCTGGTGCGCGTCGAGCGCGCCGTGAAGGAGCGTCTGTCGCTGGCGGAGTCCGAGGGTCTGATGCCGCAGGAGCTGATCAACGCCAAGCCGGTGTCGGCGGTGATCAAGGAATTCTTCGGCTCCAGCCAGCTGTCGCAGTTCATGGACCAGACCAATCCGCTGTCCGAGATCACGCACAAGCGCCGCGTCTCGGCCCTCGGACCCGGCGGCCTGACGCGCGAACGCGCCGGCTTCGAGGTGCGCGACGTACATCCGACGCATTACGGACGCGTGTGCCCGATCGAAACGCCGGAAGGCCCGAACATCGGCCTGATCAACTCGCTCGCGGTCTATGCCCGCACCAATGAATACGGCTTCCTCGAGACGCCGTATCGCAAGGTCAACAACGGCAAGGTGGCGGACGAGGTGAATTACCTCTCGGCCATCGAAGAGAGCAAATTCATGATCGCGCAGGCGAACGCCACGCTCGACAGCCGCGGTCACCTGATCGACGAGCTGGTGTCGTGCCGCTTCAAGAACGAGTTCATGCTGTCCACGCCGGACAAGGTGGAGTACATCGACGTGGCGCCGTCGCAGATCGTGTCGGTGGCGGCCTCGCTGATTCCGTTCCTTGAGCACGACGACGCCAACCGCGCCCTCATGGGTTCGAACATGCAGCGCCAGGCCGTGCCCTGCCTGCAGACCGAAAAGCCGCTGGTCGGCACCGGCATCGAGCGCATCGTGGCGATCGATTCGGGTGCCACCGTGGTCGCCAAGCGCGGCGGCCTGGTGGACTCCGTGGACGCCTCGCGCATTGTGGTGCGCGTCAACGACGACGAAACCAAGCCGGGCGAGGTCGGTGTCGACATTTACAACCTGACCAAATACACGCGCTCGAACCAGAACACCAACATCAACCAGAAGCCGCTGGTGCGGGTGGGCGACATCATCGCCAGCGGCGACGTGCTGGCCGACGGCCAGAGCACCGACATGGGCGAGCTCGCGCTGGGACGCAACATCCTGGTCGCGTTCATGCCGTGGAACGGCTACAACTTCGAGGACTCGATCCTCATTTCCGAGCGCGTGGTGGAGAACGACTATTTCACCACCATCCATATCGAGGAACTGCAGACGGTGGCGCGCGACACCAAGCTCGGACCCGAGGAGATTACGCGCGACATCCCGAACGTGGGCGAAACCGCGCTGGCCAAGCTCGACGAGTCCGGCATCGTCTACATCGGCGCCGAGGTCGACGCCGGCGACATCCTGGTCGGCAAGGTCACGCCCAAGGGCGAGACCCAGTTGACCCCGGAAGAGAAACTGCTGCGCGCGATCTTCGGCGAGAAGGCCTCGGACGTGAAGGACACGAGCCTGCGCGTGCCGTCCGGCATCTCCGGCACGGTCATCGACGTGCAGGTGTTCACGCGCGAGGGCGTGGAGAAGGACGCGCGCGCCAAGAGCATCGAGGAGTCGGAACTGGCCAGCATCCGCAAGGATCTCGACGACCAGTACCGCATCCTGGAAAACGACGCGTTCGCGCGCCTCGAGCGCCAGCTGATCGGCAAGGTCGCCGACGGTGGCCCCGCGGGCCTGAAGAACGGCGACAAGATCACCAAGACCTATCTCGACGAGCTGTCGCGCAACAAGTGGTTCGACATCCGCCTCAAGAACGAGGAGGCCTCGCAGGCCCTGGAGCAGATCCGCGGCTACCTGGCGAAGCAGAAGGATCTGTTCGACCAGAAATTCACCGAGAAGAAGGTCAAGCTCACCTCGGGCGACGATCTGGCGCCGGGCGTGCTCAAGATGGTCAAGGTCTATGTCGCCGTGAAGCGCCGCCTGCAGCCCGGCGACAAGATGGCCGGACGCCACGGCAACAAGGGCGTGATCTCGCGCATCGTCGCGGTCGAGGACATGCCCTACACGGCGGACGGCACCCCGGCGGACATCGTGCTGAACCCGCTCGGTGTGCCCTCGCGCATGAACGTGGGCCAGGTACTGGAAACCCATCTCGGCTGGGCGGCGCATGAGCTGGGCGCCCAGATCGGCAAGATGCTGGAAGAACAGCGCAAGGCCGAGGAAATCCGCCGCTTCATCGACCGGATCTACAACCACATCGGCAAGAGCGGGCGCAAGGAAGACATCAAGTCGCTGACCGACGACGAGATCCTCGAGCTCGCGCGCAACCTGCGCAAGGGCGTGCCGGTGGCGACGCCGGTGTTCGACGGCGCGGCGGAAGAAGAGATCAAGGAAATGCTGGTTATGGCGGGCCTGCCGCCCTCCGGCCAGACCACGCTGTGGGACGGGCGTACCGGCGAGGCCTTCGACCGCCCGGTGACGGTGGGCTACATGTACATGCTCAAGCTCAACCACCTGGTGGACGACAAGATGCACGCGCGCTCGACCGGTCCGTACTCGCTGGTCACGCAGCAGCCGCTCGGCGGCAAGGCCCAGTTCGGCGGCCAGCGCTTCGGCGAAATGGAAGTGTGGGCGCTCGAGGCCTATGGCGCCTCGTACACGCTGCAGGAAATGCTCACGGTCAAGTCCGACGACGTCATGGGCCGCACCAAGATGTTCGAGAACATCGTCAAGGGCGACCATCGCATGGAACCGGGCATGCCCGAATCCTTCAACGTGCTGGTGAAGGAAATCCGCGCGCTCGGCATCGACATGGAGCTGGAGCTGGACAAAGAGTAG
- the rplJ gene encoding 50S ribosomal protein L10, translating into MSLTLDDKKAVVAEVSGKLTDAQAAVLAEYRGLSVAQMTTLRRKAHDGKVYLRVVKNTLARRAVQGTSFECLQDQMVGPLAFAVSSDPVTVAKILSEFAKDNAALKIKAGAMGGKLMSLEQIKALAVLPGREQLLAQLLGTMQAPVQKFVQTLNEVPAKFVRALAAVRDAKASAA; encoded by the coding sequence ATGAGTCTGACATTAGACGATAAAAAGGCGGTGGTCGCCGAGGTGTCCGGGAAGCTGACGGACGCGCAGGCGGCAGTGCTGGCCGAGTACCGTGGGCTGTCCGTTGCCCAGATGACCACGTTGCGCCGCAAGGCGCATGACGGCAAGGTCTATCTGCGCGTCGTGAAGAACACACTCGCCCGGCGCGCCGTGCAAGGGACGAGCTTCGAATGCCTCCAGGACCAGATGGTTGGTCCGCTGGCGTTCGCGGTGTCGTCCGATCCCGTGACGGTGGCCAAGATCCTGAGCGAGTTCGCCAAAGACAACGCGGCGCTCAAGATCAAGGCCGGCGCCATGGGCGGCAAGCTTATGTCCCTGGAGCAGATCAAGGCCTTGGCCGTTCTGCCCGGACGCGAGCAATTGCTGGCACAGCTCCTCGGCACCATGCAGGCGCCGGTCCAGAAGTTCGTCCAGACCTTGAACGAGGTCCCGGCGAAGTTCGTACGGGCCCTGGCCGCCGTGCGCGATGCCAAGGCCAGCGCCGCCTGA
- the nusG gene encoding transcription termination/antitermination protein NusG, translating to MTMRWYVVHTYSGFEKAVVRSLKEHIRNAGMEEKFGEILVPTEEVVEMKSGQKRTSERKFFPGYVLVKMEMDDETWHLVKDVPKVSGFIGGSGSKPTPITDKEAEAILRQVQEGVEKPRPKFSFMAGEQVRVIDGPFQDFNGTVEDVNYEKNKLKVSVSIFGRQTPVELEFSQVEKA from the coding sequence ATGACGATGCGCTGGTACGTGGTGCACACCTATTCCGGCTTCGAGAAGGCCGTGGTGCGCTCGCTCAAGGAGCACATCCGCAACGCCGGCATGGAAGAGAAGTTCGGCGAGATCCTGGTGCCGACCGAAGAGGTCGTGGAAATGAAAAGCGGCCAGAAACGCACCAGCGAACGCAAGTTCTTCCCGGGCTACGTGCTCGTGAAAATGGAAATGGACGACGAAACCTGGCACCTCGTGAAGGACGTGCCCAAGGTGAGCGGTTTCATCGGCGGTTCCGGCAGCAAGCCGACGCCGATCACCGACAAGGAGGCCGAGGCGATCCTGCGGCAGGTGCAGGAAGGCGTGGAGAAACCGCGCCCGAAATTCTCGTTCATGGCCGGCGAGCAGGTGCGCGTCATCGACGGTCCGTTCCAGGATTTCAACGGCACGGTCGAGGACGTCAATTACGAAAAGAACAAGCTCAAGGTGTCGGTGTCGATTTTCGGACGCCAGACGCCGGTGGAGCTGGAGTTCAGTCAGGTCGAGAAGGCGTAG
- the secE gene encoding preprotein translocase subunit SecE: MTADKLKLILAVLIVAGGIGGFYYFGDKPALVQVAIVLAAAVLAVIVVAPTAFGRSTWEFTKGARLELRKVVWPARKETMQVTLIVFVMVILVAVYMWVIDWGLHKIVRVVTG, from the coding sequence GTGACAGCGGACAAACTGAAACTGATACTCGCGGTGCTGATCGTGGCAGGCGGCATCGGGGGTTTCTATTACTTCGGCGACAAACCGGCCCTGGTCCAGGTCGCCATCGTACTGGCGGCGGCCGTGCTGGCGGTGATTGTCGTCGCGCCGACGGCGTTCGGACGCAGTACCTGGGAGTTCACCAAGGGTGCGCGTCTTGAATTGCGCAAGGTCGTGTGGCCGGCCCGGAAGGAAACCATGCAGGTGACGCTGATCGTGTTCGTCATGGTGATCCTGGTGGCGGTTTACATGTGGGTGATCGACTGGGGCCTGCACAAGATAGTCAGAGTGGTTACGGGATAG
- the tuf gene encoding elongation factor Tu → MSKEKFSRTKPHLNVGTIGHVDHGKTTLTAALTKVLAAKFGGEVRNYDQIDNAPEERERGITISTTHVEYQSEKRHYAHVDCPGHADYVKNMITGAAQMDGAILVVSAADGPMPQTREHILLARQVGVPYIVVYLNKADMVDDKDLLELVQEEVKDLLTKYGFPGDKTPIVIGSALKALEGDQSELGEPSIVKLSEALDSYIPQPQRAIDGPFLMPIEDVFSISGRGTVVTGRIERGIVKVGDEIEIVGIKPTTKTTVTGVEMFRKLLDQGEAGDNVGVLLRGTKREEVERGQVLAKPGSITPHTKFEAEVYVLTKEEGGRHTPFFQGYRPQFYFRTTDVTGSCELPSGTEMVMPGDNIKMVVTLINPIAMEQGLRFAIREGGRTVGAGVVAKVIE, encoded by the coding sequence GTGTCCAAGGAAAAATTCTCCCGCACCAAACCGCACCTCAACGTCGGCACCATCGGCCACGTCGACCACGGCAAGACCACGCTCACCGCGGCCCTGACCAAGGTGCTGGCCGCCAAGTTCGGCGGCGAGGTCCGGAACTACGACCAGATCGACAACGCCCCGGAAGAACGCGAGCGCGGCATCACCATCTCCACCACCCACGTGGAATACCAGTCGGAGAAGCGCCACTACGCCCACGTCGACTGCCCGGGCCACGCCGACTACGTCAAGAACATGATCACCGGCGCCGCCCAGATGGACGGCGCCATCCTGGTGGTGTCCGCCGCCGACGGCCCCATGCCCCAGACCCGCGAACATATCCTGCTGGCCCGCCAGGTCGGCGTGCCCTACATCGTCGTGTACCTGAACAAGGCCGACATGGTCGACGACAAAGACCTCCTCGAACTGGTCCAGGAAGAAGTCAAAGACCTGCTCACCAAATACGGCTTCCCCGGCGACAAGACCCCGATCGTCATCGGCAGCGCCCTGAAAGCCCTCGAAGGCGACCAGTCCGAACTCGGCGAACCCTCGATCGTGAAACTGTCCGAGGCCCTGGACTCCTATATCCCGCAGCCCCAGCGCGCCATCGACGGCCCCTTCCTCATGCCCATCGAAGACGTGTTCTCCATCTCCGGCCGCGGCACCGTCGTCACCGGCAGAATCGAACGCGGCATCGTCAAAGTGGGCGATGAAATCGAGATCGTCGGCATCAAGCCCACCACCAAGACCACCGTCACCGGCGTGGAGATGTTCCGGAAACTCTTGGATCAGGGCGAAGCCGGCGACAACGTCGGCGTGCTCCTGCGCGGCACCAAGCGCGAAGAAGTCGAACGCGGCCAGGTCCTGGCCAAGCCCGGCAGCATCACCCCGCACACCAAGTTCGAAGCCGAGGTGTACGTACTGACCAAGGAAGAAGGCGGACGACACACCCCGTTCTTCCAGGGCTACCGCCCGCAGTTCTACTTTAGAACCACCGACGTGACCGGCTCCTGCGAACTGCCGAGCGGCACCGAGATGGTCATGCCCGGCGACAACATCAAGATGGTCGTCACCCTGATCAACCCCATCGCCATGGAACAGGGCCTGCGCTTCGCCATTCGCGAAGGCGGCCGGACCGTGGGGGCGGGGGTGGTGGCGAAGGTGATTGAATAG
- the rplA gene encoding 50S ribosomal protein L1, translating into MAGKRLKAQLAKVDRMKNYPLDEALKILKTTASAKFDESVDVSINLGVDAKKSEQNVRGTAVMPRGTGKKVRVAVFAEGVAAEAAKKAGADIVGFQDLADTIKQGKIDFDLAIATPEAMRVVGQLGQILGPRGLMPNPKVGTVTPNVAKAVESAKAGQVQFRTDKAGLVHCAIGKASFEVDALKENFLSLMAALNKVKPATAKGVFLKKVTLSTTMGPGIRLDTSGL; encoded by the coding sequence ATGGCCGGTAAACGCCTGAAAGCCCAGCTCGCGAAAGTGGACCGGATGAAGAATTATCCGCTCGACGAAGCATTGAAGATTCTCAAGACGACGGCCAGCGCCAAGTTCGACGAATCGGTGGACGTGTCCATCAATCTCGGCGTCGACGCCAAGAAGTCGGAACAGAACGTGCGCGGTACGGCCGTCATGCCGCGCGGCACCGGCAAGAAGGTGCGCGTGGCGGTATTCGCCGAAGGTGTCGCCGCCGAAGCCGCCAAAAAGGCCGGCGCCGACATCGTCGGTTTCCAGGACCTGGCGGACACCATCAAGCAGGGCAAGATCGATTTCGACCTCGCCATTGCCACGCCCGAGGCCATGCGCGTCGTCGGTCAGCTGGGCCAGATCCTCGGCCCGCGCGGACTGATGCCGAACCCGAAGGTCGGCACGGTGACGCCCAACGTGGCCAAGGCGGTTGAAAGCGCCAAGGCCGGTCAGGTCCAGTTCCGCACCGACAAGGCCGGCTTGGTGCACTGCGCCATCGGCAAGGCCTCGTTCGAGGTGGACGCGCTCAAGGAGAATTTCCTGTCGCTGATGGCGGCGCTGAACAAGGTCAAGCCCGCGACCGCCAAGGGCGTGTTCCTGAAGAAGGTGACGCTATCCACCACGATGGGCCCGGGCATCCGCCTGGACACGTCGGGATTGTAA
- a CDS encoding aconitate hydratase translates to MEKTPADAVVTVRNYYKSLPERMAAVRARAARPLTLAEKILFAHKADLAAGLPERGQTTVGLHPDRVAMQDATAQMAILQFMTAGKSEAAVPTTVHCDHLIRAKVGAIKDLEVAESTNKEVYDFLASASARYGMGFWKPGSGIIHQVILEHYAFPGGLIIGTDSHTPNAGGLGMLAIGVGGADAVDVMVGMPWELLWPKLVGVRLTGKLSGWTSGKDVILKLAGMLTVAGGTNKIIEYFGDGTASLSCTAKATVTNMGAELGATTSVFPFDKRMADYLRATGRAEIASLASSLAEHLTADAEVLAHPEKHYDEIVEIDLSQLEPHVVGPHTPDLARPVSRMTADVHAHDYPAGLTATLIGSCTNSSYEDIGRAAHVARQAKARGLKARVPLMVTPGSEQVRATIERDGLLADLEAIGATVLANACGPCIGQWERSDVAKGEKNSILTSYNRNFPKRNDGNPSTHAFIASPEVVVAYALTGRLDSDPIHEGVIFDGNLLKLEAPSAAELPLKGFDAGRDGYVAPAEQAGSASVTVNPKSERLALLEPFEPVDKVAGYQNLPVLLKARGKCTTDHISPAGPWLKFRGHLDRISDNMFSGAENAFTDKPGTGFNVLTGQAGEELQKIARAYKAGGLGWVAVGDRNYGEGSSREHAAMSPRYLGCRVVLVRSFARIHETNLKKQGVLPLTFADPADYERIRRDDRLAILGLDKLTPGQKIEVKIAHADGSQERFYALHSLTSDQIAWFQAGSALNLIRTQQSRGA, encoded by the coding sequence ATGGAAAAGACTCCTGCTGACGCGGTCGTCACGGTCCGCAACTACTATAAATCCCTGCCCGAACGCATGGCCGCGGTGCGCGCCCGTGCCGCCCGGCCGCTGACGCTGGCAGAGAAAATCCTGTTCGCGCACAAGGCCGATCTGGCGGCCGGCCTGCCCGAGCGCGGCCAGACCACCGTCGGGCTGCATCCCGACCGCGTGGCCATGCAGGACGCCACCGCGCAGATGGCGATTCTGCAATTCATGACGGCGGGGAAGAGCGAGGCGGCGGTGCCCACCACGGTGCATTGCGATCACCTTATCCGCGCCAAGGTCGGCGCGATTAAAGATCTTGAGGTGGCTGAGAGCACGAACAAAGAGGTTTACGACTTCCTGGCCTCGGCCTCGGCCCGCTATGGCATGGGTTTCTGGAAGCCGGGTTCCGGCATCATCCACCAGGTGATCCTCGAGCATTATGCTTTTCCCGGTGGTCTCATCATCGGCACCGATTCGCACACGCCCAACGCCGGCGGTCTCGGCATGCTGGCGATCGGCGTCGGCGGCGCCGACGCCGTGGACGTCATGGTCGGCATGCCGTGGGAACTGCTGTGGCCGAAACTCGTCGGCGTGCGCCTGACGGGAAAACTCTCGGGCTGGACCAGCGGCAAGGACGTGATCCTCAAGCTCGCCGGCATGCTGACGGTAGCCGGCGGCACCAACAAGATCATCGAATATTTCGGCGACGGCACGGCATCGCTTTCCTGCACCGCCAAGGCCACCGTGACCAACATGGGCGCGGAGCTGGGCGCGACCACGTCGGTGTTCCCGTTCGACAAGCGCATGGCCGATTACTTGCGCGCTACCGGCCGCGCCGAGATCGCGAGCCTCGCCTCCAGCCTCGCCGAGCATCTGACCGCCGACGCCGAGGTGCTGGCGCATCCGGAAAAGCACTATGACGAAATCGTCGAGATCGATCTGTCGCAGCTCGAACCGCACGTGGTCGGTCCGCACACGCCCGATCTGGCGCGCCCGGTGTCGCGCATGACGGCCGACGTGCACGCGCACGACTATCCGGCCGGGCTCACGGCCACCCTCATCGGCAGTTGCACCAATTCTTCGTATGAAGACATCGGCCGCGCCGCGCATGTCGCGCGCCAGGCGAAAGCCAGGGGCCTGAAGGCGCGCGTGCCGCTCATGGTCACGCCCGGTTCGGAGCAGGTGCGCGCCACCATCGAGCGCGACGGCCTGCTGGCCGATCTCGAGGCCATCGGCGCCACGGTGCTGGCCAACGCCTGCGGGCCGTGCATCGGCCAGTGGGAGCGTAGCGACGTCGCCAAGGGCGAGAAGAACTCGATCCTGACTTCATACAATCGCAATTTCCCCAAGCGCAACGACGGTAACCCGAGCACGCATGCCTTTATCGCCAGCCCCGAGGTGGTGGTGGCCTATGCCCTGACCGGGCGGCTCGATTCCGACCCGATCCACGAGGGCGTGATATTTGACGGCAACCTGCTCAAGCTCGAGGCGCCGAGCGCCGCCGAGCTGCCGCTCAAGGGCTTCGACGCCGGCCGCGACGGCTATGTGGCGCCCGCGGAGCAGGCGGGTTCGGCCAGCGTGACGGTGAATCCCAAGAGCGAGCGCCTGGCCCTGCTTGAGCCGTTCGAGCCGGTGGACAAGGTCGCGGGTTATCAGAACCTGCCGGTATTGCTGAAGGCGCGCGGCAAATGTACCACCGACCATATTTCACCGGCCGGCCCCTGGCTCAAGTTCCGCGGCCATCTCGATCGCATCAGCGACAACATGTTCTCCGGGGCGGAAAACGCCTTTACCGACAAGCCGGGTACCGGTTTCAACGTCCTGACCGGGCAGGCCGGCGAGGAGCTGCAAAAAATCGCCCGCGCCTATAAAGCCGGGGGGCTCGGCTGGGTGGCGGTGGGCGACCGCAATTACGGCGAGGGCAGCTCGCGCGAACACGCCGCCATGAGCCCCCGGTATCTCGGATGCCGCGTGGTGCTGGTGCGCAGTTTTGCCCGGATTCATGAGACCAATCTCAAAAAGCAGGGGGTATTACCGCTGACCTTTGCCGATCCCGCGGATTACGAGCGTATCCGCCGGGATGACCGCCTGGCCATTCTGGGGCTCGATAAGCTGACGCCCGGGCAGAAAATCGAGGTCAAAATTGCCCATGCGGATGGCAGTCAGGAGAGGTTTTATGCCTTGCACAGCCTGACTTCAGACCAGATCGCCTGGTTCCAGGCCGGCTCGGCACTGAACCTTATCCGCACCCAGCAGTCCCGCGGCGCTTAG